A genomic stretch from Ruminococcaceae bacterium KH2T8 includes:
- a CDS encoding YodL-like — protein MRLKIYQINPDKDPGRLRYMAFKQIEKVDPTMYFKVLDAEVDVKGLEEAFLKFNNEGHPLHNGRSMSVSDIVVTEDGAFYCDSFGFKKTEFDESQVDTSNLIKVLFVRPNEDPYVAEIPDTLEAKQKAVGGYIEYVYNSDETALVGDEEAKLKGKIGNRYLDGGGIIAGDFLIVGLGEEDCRSLTSEEIDKYMEKYSNAPSITPEETAADVGFRYINFM, from the coding sequence ATGCGACTTAAGATCTATCAGATTAACCCTGATAAGGATCCAGGCAGGCTCCGCTATATGGCATTCAAGCAGATCGAAAAGGTCGATCCGACCATGTACTTCAAGGTCTTGGATGCCGAAGTAGATGTCAAAGGTCTCGAGGAAGCATTCCTTAAGTTCAATAACGAAGGGCATCCGCTTCATAACGGCAGATCAATGTCAGTATCAGATATCGTGGTCACGGAAGACGGAGCCTTCTACTGTGATTCTTTCGGATTTAAGAAAACTGAATTCGACGAGTCTCAGGTGGATACTTCGAATCTTATCAAGGTTCTGTTTGTAAGGCCAAATGAGGATCCTTACGTGGCGGAGATCCCCGATACGCTTGAAGCTAAACAGAAAGCAGTCGGCGGATACATCGAATATGTCTACAACTCTGACGAGACGGCATTAGTCGGAGATGAAGAAGCAAAGCTTAAAGGCAAGATCGGAAATCGGTATTTGGACGGTGGCGGCATCATCGCCGGTGATTTTCTTATTGTCGGATTAGGCGAAGAGGACTGCAGATCCCTAACAAGTGAGGAGATTGACAAATATATGGAAAAATATTCCAATGCTCCGAGCATAACCCCTGAAGAGACAGCTGCAGATGTCGGCTTCAGATATATCAACTTTATGTAA
- a CDS encoding stage V sporulation protein G, translating to MNNTNTLPEVKAKITWKNDDPTAAKKAAASITIGNVFQIHGISIVEGQKGLFISMPQRASEKNGEKKYFEVAHPTTAEMRQAVTDAVMKAYGQESNMAQEAEVSESVVAPIMGQNM from the coding sequence ATGAACAACACAAACACACTGCCTGAAGTAAAGGCAAAGATCACATGGAAGAATGATGATCCTACAGCTGCAAAGAAGGCGGCTGCTTCGATTACCATTGGCAACGTATTTCAGATCCACGGTATTAGTATCGTAGAAGGTCAGAAGGGCCTTTTTATATCGATGCCGCAGAGAGCATCCGAGAAGAACGGAGAGAAGAAGTACTTCGAAGTAGCTCATCCTACCACTGCTGAGATGAGGCAGGCTGTAACTGATGCGGTTATGAAGGCTTATGGTCAGGAGAGTAATATGGCTCAGGAAGCTGAAGTCTCTGAATCTGTTGTTGCACCAATAATGGGACAAAATATGTGA
- a CDS encoding LPXTG-motif cell wall anchor domain-containing protein, with amino-acid sequence MAKTKETFKRILATVIATVIGLTPIASGVRVNAWGTPISSGTIHMTDSSRSAELFNSNNENDTISCNAKAVERDGSWVPVYCIEKGKSLNTGDTVNAEMYENGDWCDQYDMSVRDAVGMIYVCGYNGENGWGVTDTNIYNRDASADELMSNGNYQKYVATQALIWEAVSGNTYYSRNDTIQGEINVLRGRISNYRNRSVRGADSTGNISLYRSSSDAQANPNGPTAVEGNGTAHFAYQYDGYTPANSRDHWGPVVNYNGSDLTTTTVNELITFEWKRVYNGGVEAGQGGEVIYDLDDNDAGNLWGVILWRPENGNQLCVSATGTAEKVYASFMYDYEREDFQAGATITTVKVDDLGNPSRGATFTVYNSDGSVFGTMTDANNDGHYSISLPFTVFGDDGTRYYHDETADGTPITSNIVRNFTVRETSPATEVKIDGSWRSATFAANDTTYSINITLTRTGVMTWTATGTSGGTSNRSGKTTTATIAFGTSGQNGNTVNYQQINANATFTIKKEDEQGHDARGATFGVYTNTACTTAAEITLSDPDGDGIYTSSQITWGNRSRTATAQPGIYYIREISPATEIKVNGSWRSATCELDTAIRTVRVVWNPADGSITAYLYEGAISNFGNATALVTKTGSYNGVTSTVSADFTSKPWKNTPYVYANADFSILKVDDQGRAARGAVFTVYSDEACTNTVGTMSDPENNGHYVYSGISFTRQLRTVSSQQTKVYYIRETSPATEILFDGEWIEIDCASDDSVRKITITWTPSSGAISTVLECGDDSISVPGSYDETTFTSTVHADFSTSPVVNPITSTGSMRIEKYDAETGERLTGATFCVYNDVNGNGSYDDGDTVYVEVLTDDDGDGIYLLEEMPIDHSYLVIETEAPEYYETDPNYYGFRLTPRVRDYTVDNMTWPVVEGIQGEFLNHNPIVGTTLTDAETLEHVTIVREEITLVDTVEYNGLHVGETYVMCGTLYDKESGEEITTADVTFTPESVDGTVDVIFTVNTEVARNCTFVAGERVRHEGSEKWVGIHFDLEDEGQTVRVPDIHTTLTDNSTDDHVAAYPTVELTDVITYENLVPGLEYTVTGYLMDKNTNEALKDANCNVVTATVSFTPEEEDGQVEVTYTFDRGLADNTILVAYESLYYGDVLIIAHEDIDDVDQTVYVPQIHTTLLGQDTDAHVAAQAGSIILIDTVAFSNLLPGKTYTLTGTLVNRDLGDFVVDASGNVISSTVTFTPETANGTVDVVFTFDSSLLNNTTLVAFEELQYNGIRIATHNDITDIDQTVNIPDIGTTLYDQELSDDPDMREMTRGYTEVALVDEVSYENITPGLEYTVFGTLMIKETGEVLRDEDGNPVTASTTFVPETASGTVDVEFTVDLTMLGNKHIVAFETLEYNNVALVIHADLSDENQTVRVPEIGTTLKEDETQDHVGRIDDEIILVDMVSYTGLIPGKTYTVTGVLMNADTGMFMRDSAGEVITSTTEFTANTGSGFVEIEFHIDASLLSGMTVVAFENIDYEGVHVAVHADITDKNQTVYFPEIGTTATVNGEKIFNPSDTITLTDTVSYENLVPGRDYELRGQLMTSAGVPFTCDGNPVISVLRFTPETADGTVDVTFTFSGKDLRDGDRIVVFEQLYLVQTIIGANGERTEETVLITTHEDINDEGQTVTVSVPTTPPPGIPSTGEEGGSMSTVIGLIAVAIGGAIAFVVVKRKRNE; translated from the coding sequence ATGGCAAAGACAAAAGAAACATTTAAAAGAATCTTGGCTACGGTCATAGCAACAGTTATCGGATTGACTCCGATAGCATCTGGTGTAAGAGTCAATGCCTGGGGCACACCGATTTCTTCCGGTACGATCCACATGACTGACAGCTCAAGAAGTGCCGAACTTTTCAACAGCAATAACGAGAATGATACGATTTCATGCAATGCCAAGGCAGTTGAGCGTGACGGCAGTTGGGTTCCCGTTTATTGCATTGAGAAAGGTAAGTCCCTTAATACGGGAGATACAGTTAATGCTGAGATGTACGAGAATGGTGACTGGTGCGATCAGTATGATATGTCTGTTAGGGATGCTGTAGGCATGATCTATGTCTGTGGATACAACGGTGAGAATGGTTGGGGTGTTACAGATACTAACATTTATAATCGTGATGCTTCAGCCGATGAACTCATGTCTAATGGTAACTACCAGAAGTATGTTGCTACACAGGCACTCATATGGGAAGCAGTTTCAGGTAATACTTATTATTCCAGGAACGATACCATTCAGGGTGAGATCAATGTTCTCAGAGGAAGGATAAGTAATTACAGGAACAGATCCGTAAGAGGAGCGGATTCTACCGGAAACATCTCACTCTACAGGTCTTCTTCTGATGCCCAGGCTAACCCCAATGGTCCAACTGCTGTTGAAGGTAACGGCACGGCACATTTTGCTTATCAGTACGATGGGTATACTCCGGCTAATAGCCGTGATCATTGGGGCCCTGTTGTCAACTATAATGGCAGCGATCTTACAACAACTACCGTTAATGAGCTTATTACCTTTGAGTGGAAAAGAGTTTATAACGGTGGTGTCGAGGCAGGTCAGGGCGGCGAGGTTATCTATGATCTTGACGATAATGATGCCGGCAATCTCTGGGGAGTTATTCTCTGGAGACCGGAGAATGGTAATCAGCTCTGTGTATCTGCTACAGGAACAGCGGAAAAGGTATATGCCTCGTTCATGTATGACTATGAGCGTGAAGATTTTCAGGCCGGTGCAACAATAACAACCGTCAAAGTTGATGATCTTGGTAATCCTTCAAGGGGTGCGACATTCACGGTCTACAACTCGGACGGATCTGTCTTTGGAACAATGACAGACGCCAATAACGACGGACACTATTCAATTTCTCTCCCATTTACAGTATTTGGAGATGATGGAACCAGATACTATCATGATGAAACAGCTGACGGCACACCTATAACATCTAACATCGTTCGTAATTTCACAGTTAGAGAAACTTCTCCTGCTACTGAAGTAAAGATTGATGGGTCCTGGAGATCTGCTACATTTGCTGCAAATGATACAACTTATTCCATCAATATAACTCTGACAAGAACCGGAGTCATGACATGGACAGCAACCGGTACTTCTGGCGGAACTTCCAACAGAAGTGGAAAAACCACTACTGCTACCATTGCTTTCGGTACATCCGGTCAGAACGGAAACACAGTTAACTACCAGCAGATCAATGCAAATGCTACCTTCACGATCAAGAAGGAAGATGAGCAGGGACATGATGCAAGAGGCGCAACGTTTGGTGTCTATACCAATACTGCCTGTACAACTGCAGCTGAGATCACACTCTCAGATCCTGACGGTGATGGTATCTACACATCTTCTCAGATCACATGGGGTAACAGATCCAGAACAGCGACGGCTCAGCCTGGTATCTACTACATAAGAGAAATCTCTCCAGCTACTGAGATCAAGGTTAATGGCTCCTGGAGAAGCGCTACTTGTGAACTCGATACAGCCATCAGGACTGTCCGTGTTGTCTGGAATCCTGCAGACGGATCCATCACGGCTTATCTTTATGAAGGTGCTATCTCCAACTTTGGTAATGCTACGGCACTTGTAACTAAGACTGGATCCTACAATGGAGTGACTTCTACTGTATCTGCCGATTTTACGAGCAAGCCCTGGAAGAACACGCCGTATGTGTACGCAAATGCTGATTTCTCTATCTTGAAGGTAGATGATCAGGGCCGTGCTGCCAGAGGAGCAGTCTTTACGGTATATTCCGATGAGGCCTGTACCAATACTGTTGGTACCATGAGCGATCCTGAAAACAACGGACACTATGTCTATAGTGGTATCTCTTTTACAAGGCAGCTTCGTACTGTGAGCTCGCAGCAGACAAAGGTCTACTACATTCGTGAGACAAGTCCAGCTACAGAGATCCTCTTTGATGGTGAATGGATCGAGATTGACTGTGCATCTGATGATTCTGTAAGGAAGATCACGATTACGTGGACCCCTTCAAGCGGAGCTATAAGCACTGTGCTTGAATGCGGAGACGATTCAATATCCGTTCCCGGATCTTACGATGAAACCACATTCACATCTACTGTACATGCTGATTTCTCTACATCTCCTGTGGTCAACCCCATCACATCAACCGGTTCTATGAGGATCGAGAAGTACGATGCCGAGACAGGCGAAAGACTTACCGGAGCTACATTCTGCGTATACAACGATGTAAATGGCAACGGCAGCTACGATGATGGCGATACAGTTTATGTAGAGGTTCTTACGGATGATGATGGTGACGGTATCTATCTTCTTGAAGAAATGCCTATCGATCACAGTTATCTTGTTATCGAAACTGAAGCTCCTGAATACTATGAGACAGATCCTAACTACTATGGATTCCGTCTTACTCCCAGAGTAAGGGATTATACAGTTGATAACATGACCTGGCCTGTAGTTGAAGGCATTCAGGGTGAATTCTTGAACCATAACCCTATCGTTGGAACAACTCTAACGGATGCTGAGACACTGGAGCACGTTACGATTGTTCGTGAGGAGATCACCCTCGTAGACACAGTCGAGTACAACGGACTTCATGTCGGTGAGACTTATGTTATGTGCGGAACGCTTTACGATAAGGAAAGTGGAGAAGAGATAACAACAGCCGACGTTACATTCACTCCTGAGAGTGTTGACGGAACGGTTGACGTTATCTTCACAGTTAATACTGAGGTGGCAAGGAACTGCACCTTTGTTGCCGGAGAGAGAGTAAGACATGAAGGCAGCGAAAAATGGGTTGGCATACATTTCGACCTCGAGGACGAAGGCCAGACTGTAAGAGTACCTGATATCCATACTACTCTCACTGATAACAGTACGGACGACCATGTTGCAGCTTATCCTACTGTTGAACTTACGGATGTCATCACCTACGAAAACCTTGTTCCTGGTCTTGAATATACCGTAACAGGCTATCTCATGGATAAGAACACAAATGAAGCCCTGAAGGATGCCAATTGCAATGTCGTCACTGCAACCGTATCTTTTACACCTGAAGAGGAAGACGGACAGGTCGAGGTAACATATACCTTTGACAGAGGACTGGCTGACAATACGATTCTTGTAGCTTATGAGAGCCTTTACTATGGTGATGTTCTGATAATCGCTCACGAGGATATCGATGATGTTGATCAGACAGTATATGTTCCTCAGATTCATACAACTCTTCTTGGTCAGGATACAGATGCACACGTGGCTGCTCAGGCAGGCAGTATCATTCTCATAGATACTGTTGCATTCAGCAATCTTCTTCCCGGCAAGACCTATACTCTTACAGGAACTCTTGTGAACAGAGATCTTGGTGACTTCGTTGTGGATGCATCCGGTAATGTTATCAGCAGCACGGTAACCTTTACACCTGAGACTGCAAACGGAACAGTCGATGTAGTCTTTACATTCGACAGCTCACTCCTCAATAACACGACACTGGTTGCTTTTGAGGAACTTCAGTACAACGGCATCAGGATCGCGACTCATAACGATATTACAGATATCGATCAGACAGTCAATATTCCTGATATTGGAACGACACTTTACGATCAGGAGCTTTCCGATGATCCTGATATGAGAGAGATGACCAGAGGCTACACCGAGGTTGCTCTCGTTGATGAAGTCTCTTACGAGAACATCACTCCGGGTCTTGAGTATACCGTTTTCGGAACGCTCATGATCAAGGAGACTGGTGAAGTGCTGAGAGATGAGGACGGTAATCCTGTCACAGCAAGTACTACATTTGTACCTGAAACAGCCAGCGGAACCGTTGATGTTGAATTCACTGTTGATCTTACAATGCTTGGAAACAAGCATATTGTTGCTTTCGAGACTCTCGAATACAACAACGTTGCTCTTGTTATCCATGCAGATCTTAGTGATGAGAATCAGACTGTAAGAGTCCCCGAGATAGGTACAACTCTTAAGGAAGACGAGACGCAGGATCATGTTGGAAGGATCGATGATGAGATCATCCTTGTAGATATGGTCTCCTATACAGGTCTTATCCCCGGTAAGACATATACCGTAACTGGCGTTCTTATGAATGCTGATACAGGCATGTTTATGAGGGATTCCGCAGGTGAAGTTATCACTTCTACAACTGAATTCACAGCCAATACAGGCAGCGGATTCGTTGAGATTGAGTTCCATATCGATGCCTCTCTGTTATCCGGCATGACAGTCGTTGCTTTTGAGAACATCGATTACGAAGGTGTCCATGTTGCAGTACATGCAGATATCACTGACAAAAACCAGACAGTTTACTTCCCTGAGATTGGAACAACAGCAACAGTTAATGGTGAAAAGATATTCAATCCTTCTGACACGATAACTCTGACTGATACTGTCTCCTACGAGAACCTTGTTCCCGGAAGAGACTACGAACTCAGAGGCCAGCTTATGACTTCTGCCGGTGTTCCGTTCACATGTGACGGTAATCCCGTAATCAGTGTCTTGAGGTTTACTCCTGAGACTGCTGACGGAACAGTTGATGTGACCTTCACATTCAGTGGCAAGGATCTGAGAGATGGCGACAGAATCGTTGTCTTTGAGCAGCTCTATCTGGTTCAGACCATCATTGGTGCAAACGGAGAAAGAACTGAAGAAACAGTACTTATCACAACACATGAAGATATCAATGACGAAGGACAGACCGTAACGGTAAGTGTTCCCACTACACCTCCTCCCGGTATTCCTTCGACAGGTGAAGAAGGAGGTTCTATGAGTACAGTAATCGGATTGATCGCAGTTGCTATCGGCGGAGCAATCGCATTTGTAGTCGTCAAAAGAAAAAGAAATGAATAA